A section of the Marispirochaeta aestuarii genome encodes:
- a CDS encoding tetratricopeptide repeat protein produces MNRFYSAILLFLFLFPLGAEAPQVEAYRRARNLQENRKYYQAVEAYTELVRRYPVYADPVIGLAESFFFLGEYQDALHYIQDAIRLRRGSTSLQVLHGRILVGLGRFDEARKIFSQVIEAEPNNMEALLGLAELDVAQGEVGNALQTYEDALARVPGDKRIILGLLLLSDELERQEASQTYVSAAVRYHGDSPEVQVAVARHYIRRERFDDALHHARIAVSLQPDYQPALLTAARALLLKNEFDEAIEYLLNALKVDPADAGTLYSLGMAYEMAGRPEEAIRSYTSVFRSRRDDELTRYALESLVRRSTPGDHPLRETLAEYHLNRGIEFESRFLMDKAAREYRLAVQLQPSEARYRMRYAEVWKTLGYYAKYLSYLEGIVDEGTQSEDILDELEIQRSLQEDGIAQSWGLGQFEIERNEYRLGVFYIPSESTMEKYMGERIAADLFVDFLSSMERVAVTDLRARMVSSFAEAFGIARGRGDEYFLLLSFDETRRSFSVYADMYLAVNGAGMEERKVYRTGNDRVSDALDRAVRGIHASLPLRGNLLRREFDAGLLDIGALDGLEEGDELLIFPPEAVSLLRDRLGFAYSEDDMVGRFTVDGIDDLVAEGTIEALGFFDYINEGDILIMPGEAPPPVPKKDDQREGLYQELLTIQ; encoded by the coding sequence GTGAATAGGTTTTATTCCGCGATTCTGCTGTTTCTCTTCCTGTTCCCTCTCGGCGCCGAGGCCCCTCAGGTCGAGGCCTACAGGCGGGCAAGAAATCTGCAGGAGAACAGAAAATACTATCAGGCCGTGGAAGCCTATACCGAGCTTGTACGCAGGTATCCGGTCTATGCCGACCCCGTGATCGGCCTCGCGGAATCATTCTTCTTTCTTGGTGAGTATCAGGACGCCCTCCATTATATACAGGATGCCATCAGACTGCGCCGGGGGAGCACCTCTCTTCAGGTGCTCCATGGAAGGATTCTGGTGGGTCTGGGAAGATTCGACGAGGCCAGGAAGATTTTTTCCCAGGTTATCGAGGCGGAGCCCAACAATATGGAAGCCCTGCTGGGGCTGGCTGAACTGGACGTGGCTCAGGGGGAGGTGGGTAATGCACTGCAGACCTATGAGGACGCCCTTGCCCGGGTCCCCGGGGACAAGCGGATTATTCTGGGGCTTCTGCTTCTCTCCGATGAGCTGGAACGCCAGGAAGCTTCTCAAACCTACGTCTCCGCGGCGGTGCGGTATCATGGAGACAGTCCCGAGGTGCAGGTAGCTGTCGCCCGGCATTATATCAGGCGGGAGCGCTTTGACGATGCCCTCCATCATGCCCGTATCGCCGTCTCTCTTCAGCCGGACTATCAGCCTGCATTGCTTACAGCTGCCCGGGCTCTGCTGTTGAAAAATGAGTTTGACGAAGCGATCGAGTATCTTCTGAACGCCCTTAAAGTGGATCCTGCAGATGCCGGTACCCTCTATTCCCTGGGAATGGCATATGAAATGGCAGGTCGACCTGAGGAGGCGATCCGGAGTTATACCTCCGTGTTTCGCAGCCGCCGGGACGACGAACTGACCCGTTACGCCCTGGAATCCCTGGTCAGGCGCAGTACCCCCGGGGATCACCCGCTGCGGGAGACTCTGGCGGAGTATCATCTGAACAGGGGAATCGAGTTCGAATCCCGTTTTCTCATGGACAAGGCGGCACGGGAGTATCGTCTTGCAGTACAGCTGCAACCATCGGAGGCGCGTTACCGTATGCGGTATGCGGAGGTCTGGAAGACTCTTGGTTATTACGCAAAGTATCTCAGCTATCTTGAGGGAATCGTTGATGAAGGAACTCAGTCTGAGGATATCCTGGATGAACTGGAAATTCAGCGCAGTCTTCAGGAGGACGGGATTGCACAGTCCTGGGGGCTCGGGCAGTTCGAAATCGAACGGAACGAGTACCGCCTCGGGGTTTTCTATATTCCTTCGGAATCAACCATGGAAAAATATATGGGCGAAAGGATTGCCGCGGATCTTTTTGTGGACTTTCTGAGCTCAATGGAGAGGGTCGCCGTAACGGATCTCCGGGCCCGGATGGTATCTTCCTTTGCAGAGGCCTTCGGTATTGCGAGAGGCCGGGGAGATGAGTATTTCCTGCTTCTTTCCTTCGATGAAACCCGGCGCAGTTTTTCTGTATACGCGGACATGTATCTCGCTGTCAATGGTGCAGGAATGGAAGAACGGAAGGTATACAGAACCGGCAACGACAGGGTTAGCGATGCTCTTGACCGCGCCGTTCGGGGAATTCACGCTTCACTGCCCTTGCGGGGCAATCTTCTGCGACGGGAATTCGATGCCGGACTGCTTGATATCGGTGCCCTCGACGGCCTCGAGGAGGGAGACGAGCTTCTTATTTTTCCTCCCGAGGCTGTCAGCCTTCTGCGGGACCGTCTCGGATTCGCCTACAGTGAGGATGATATGGTGGGGCGTTTTACCGTTGATGGTATCGATGATCTCGTGGCGGAGGGGACGATCGAAGCCCTGGGATTCTTTGATTACATAAACGAGGGAGACATTCTGATCATGCCGGGAGAAGCTCCTCCGCCGGTACCGAAGAAAGACGATCAGAGGGAAGGGCTCTATCAGGAACTGCTTACAATACAATAA
- a CDS encoding hemolysin family protein, which translates to MFQANKDDGDESYHSLNIEEKDMIRGIVELSDTTVKEVMVPRIDVVFVSVDTGVPELLEILTDCGHSRVPVYEETIDNVIGVLYAKDLLKYMFKPQEINVRALTRKGYFVPESKKLDSLLKEFKRRRVHIAVAVDEYGGVSGIVCMEDIIEEIVGEIQDEFDNEVEDILEIGEGVFLCDARVNLEDLQEETGIGLPLDDFDTLGGFVFDLMGKIPVKFEKVSYQNLNFIIQEMDGHKIKTVKIIDQNRKSETKGDVKGE; encoded by the coding sequence CTGTTTCAGGCGAATAAAGACGACGGGGACGAGTCGTATCACTCATTGAACATCGAAGAAAAGGACATGATTCGCGGTATCGTCGAACTTTCCGATACCACTGTCAAGGAGGTCATGGTTCCCCGAATAGACGTGGTCTTTGTTTCAGTGGATACCGGAGTTCCGGAACTGCTGGAAATCCTTACTGACTGCGGTCACTCCCGGGTCCCGGTGTATGAAGAGACGATTGACAATGTAATCGGGGTTCTCTACGCCAAGGATTTGCTCAAATACATGTTCAAACCTCAGGAAATAAATGTCCGTGCTCTGACCCGAAAAGGCTATTTTGTTCCCGAGAGCAAAAAACTCGACAGCCTGTTAAAGGAGTTCAAACGCCGCCGCGTGCATATCGCCGTGGCGGTGGATGAATACGGCGGTGTTTCAGGCATTGTCTGTATGGAGGACATAATCGAAGAGATCGTTGGAGAGATCCAGGACGAGTTCGATAATGAAGTTGAGGATATCCTGGAGATAGGCGAGGGGGTTTTTCTCTGTGACGCCCGGGTAAATCTTGAGGACCTGCAGGAGGAGACGGGCATCGGTCTTCCCCTGGATGATTTCGACACCCTGGGGGGATTTGTCTTTGATCTGATGGGAAAGATCCCCGTGAAGTTTGAAAAGGTCAGCTACCAGAACCTGAATTTCATTATCCAGGAGATGGACGGACATAAAATAAAGACGGTAAAAATAATCGATCAGAACAGGAAAAGCGAAACAAAGGGTGATGTTAAAGGTGAATAG
- the ybeY gene encoding rRNA maturation RNase YbeY, with protein sequence MNRIEITLERIELPDWIEEYRGFISRVLDYLKIDNWEISVLLCDGEMIKHLNKSYRNKNEVTDVLSFPQGDSEIASGGEGPVPAGDIVIAVDRIEEQAMEYGVSFTEELSRMSIHGVLHLAGHHHESSSESEPMLKLQEKILSRLMGEEKS encoded by the coding sequence ATGAACCGTATAGAAATAACCCTTGAGAGGATTGAATTACCCGACTGGATCGAGGAGTATCGAGGTTTTATTTCCAGAGTCCTGGACTATCTGAAAATCGATAACTGGGAGATATCCGTACTTCTCTGCGACGGAGAGATGATCAAGCATCTGAACAAGAGCTATCGCAATAAAAACGAGGTTACCGATGTCCTCTCCTTTCCTCAGGGTGACAGTGAAATCGCATCCGGCGGGGAAGGTCCTGTCCCTGCGGGAGATATCGTGATTGCCGTAGACAGAATCGAGGAGCAGGCGATGGAGTACGGTGTCAGTTTTACAGAGGAACTCTCTCGTATGTCCATCCATGGTGTCCTGCATCTTGCGGGTCATCATCATGAAAGCAGCAGTGAGAGCGAACCTATGCTGAAGTTGCAGGAGAAGATACTTAGTCGGCTCATGGGGGAAGAAAAAAGTTGA